A genomic segment from Nicotiana tabacum cultivar K326 chromosome 7, ASM71507v2, whole genome shotgun sequence encodes:
- the LOC142182652 gene encoding uncharacterized protein LOC142182652, with protein MANQEPETSIVDPSKEVEEQDVNAMKEEMYKLKQQMAEMYQAWAKGHPPPVYPANPTYIPPSAQPPEPPTVNSSPAFPLYQQYYGATSHTSQAPPPKQVPYPSPPITPVFVAPPPATLHRSSSEPLFQTHDNQYYPAEPTFKVPEPYSYTPHLDLPAETEKPPKNPEHEEMIRKVKSLEQSFRDMRGLGGQVSVVYKDLCLFPDVQLPAGFKMPKFDLYDGHGDPVAHLRGFCSKMREVGGRDELLMAYFSQSLSGSTLEWYTRQDHSRWYTWDDLAQAFACYFQYNLEIIPDRLSLTNIEKNPGERFREYGFHWREQAARVDPPMKESEMVDYFLQALEPTYFGHLVSAVGKSFNDVVKMGGMVE; from the coding sequence atggccaaccaagaaccggagacaagtattgttgacccgtcaaaagaggtggaagaacaagatgttaatgcaatgaaggaagagatgtataagttaaagcagcagatggctgaaatgtaccaagcctgggcaaaagggcatccaccaccggtttatcccgccaaccctacttatatcccaccatcggccCAACCTCCAGAGCCTCctactgtgaactcatctccagcctttcctcTCTACCAACAATACTATGgtgccacttcccatacttctcaagctccaccacccaaacaagtcccatacccttcCCCACCAATTAcgcctgtttttgtggcacctccacctgctacattacaccgatcttccagtgaacctctgttccaaactcacgacaaccagtactatcccgctgaacccaccttcaaagttccagaaccatattcttatacccctcatcttgatctcccggcagagaccgagaagccacccaaaaatcctgagcatgaagagatgatcagaaaggtcaaaagcttagaacaatcttTCCGAGATATGagagggttgggaggtcaagtaagtgtggtctataaggatttatgtctgttcccagatgttcagttaccagcagggttcaaaatgcccaagtttgatctgtacgacgggcatggtgacccagtagcacacttaagaggattttgtagtaagatgagagaagtaggtggaagagatgaattactgatggcatatttcagccaaagtctgagtggatcgacattagaatggtataccagacaagatcacagcaggtggtatacatgggacgatttggcccaagcctttgcctgctattttcagtacaacctcgaaattatcccagaccgtctgtcattgacaaatATTGAGAAGAATCCCGGTGAGAgattcagggaatatggattccattggagagagcaagcagcgagggttgaccctccgatgaaagaaagtgagatggttgattatttcttgcaggctttagaacccacttattttggtcacttggtgtcagcagtgggcaagtcctttaatgatgttgtaaaaatgggaggcatggttgagtaG